A genomic region of Brevibacillus sp. JNUCC-41 contains the following coding sequences:
- a CDS encoding (Fe-S)-binding protein, whose amino-acid sequence MSPSVKPNETNAVANNLYSDAYDWTNQCVKCGYCLPACPTYESMGVESASPRGRINLVKMAAEGKIDFQKDLAEPIDLCLGCRACETACPVGVPYGHILEAAKEAIENSPSANKKNKMNKIKKLALVHLFPYPNRMNRIGSAVQFYQKTGLSKLIRSSNVLQKVSPALAQLEQALPAIESSSKRIRTGTIMPAKGETKLKVAFFAGCIMDSMMSRINRLTIELLNLAGCEVILPENQNCCGALHSHQGETNQAKALAKRNIQAFMQSDADVIVNNAGGCGASLLEYGHLLADDHEWAGAARAFSEKSKDISQILHQLGPLPFTEEWQGIVSYQDSCHLRNVQKVQKEPRLLLQSIPGVCYVEMEGFDRCCASGGIYNLLHFDESMKILDDKMKNLKDTKAATVVTVNPGCQMQMSIGIQREGAANQIKSMHLVEILAKACGLD is encoded by the coding sequence ATGAGTCCATCCGTCAAACCGAACGAGACAAATGCAGTAGCCAATAATTTATATTCAGATGCCTATGATTGGACAAACCAATGCGTAAAATGCGGTTACTGTTTACCAGCTTGTCCTACATATGAATCAATGGGAGTGGAATCCGCCTCTCCACGCGGTCGAATCAATCTAGTGAAAATGGCAGCCGAAGGGAAAATAGATTTCCAAAAAGATTTAGCTGAACCGATCGATCTATGTTTAGGCTGCCGTGCTTGTGAAACGGCATGTCCTGTCGGTGTGCCATACGGACATATACTGGAAGCGGCAAAAGAAGCCATTGAAAACTCCCCGTCAGCCAACAAAAAAAACAAAATGAACAAGATTAAAAAACTGGCTTTGGTTCATCTTTTTCCATATCCAAATCGGATGAACAGGATTGGTAGTGCAGTACAGTTCTATCAAAAAACAGGGTTATCCAAGCTTATCCGTTCATCGAATGTACTGCAAAAGGTTTCCCCAGCCCTTGCACAATTAGAACAAGCACTTCCAGCCATCGAGTCGTCCTCCAAACGAATTCGGACAGGTACGATAATGCCGGCAAAAGGGGAAACGAAATTAAAAGTGGCATTTTTTGCTGGGTGTATCATGGATTCCATGATGTCACGAATAAATCGTCTCACCATTGAGCTGCTCAACTTAGCAGGTTGTGAGGTCATTCTCCCTGAAAATCAGAATTGCTGTGGGGCACTGCATTCCCATCAAGGTGAAACAAACCAAGCGAAAGCATTGGCAAAGAGGAATATCCAAGCCTTCATGCAATCAGATGCTGATGTAATTGTAAATAACGCAGGAGGCTGCGGCGCTTCGCTTCTTGAATATGGACATTTATTGGCAGATGATCACGAATGGGCTGGGGCGGCAAGGGCTTTCTCGGAAAAATCAAAAGACATCAGTCAAATTCTTCATCAATTGGGGCCTCTCCCCTTTACTGAAGAATGGCAAGGCATCGTTTCCTATCAAGATTCATGTCATTTACGTAATGTTCAAAAGGTCCAAAAGGAACCTCGTTTACTATTGCAATCCATACCTGGAGTTTGTTATGTGGAAATGGAAGGGTTTGACCGTTGCTGTGCATCTGGAGGCATTTACAATCTTCTTCACTTTGATGAATCAATGAAAATTCTAGATGATAAAATGAAGAACCTAAAAGATACAAAAGCCGCTACAGTAGTGACCGTTAACCCTGGCTGCCAAATGCAAATGAGCATTGGCATTCAAAGGGAGGGGGCAGCAAACCAAATCAAAAGTATGCACCTTGTTGAAATACTTGCCAAGGCCTGCGGCTTGGATTGA